A genomic window from Lycium barbarum isolate Lr01 chromosome 4, ASM1917538v2, whole genome shotgun sequence includes:
- the LOC132638773 gene encoding uncharacterized protein LOC132638773 — MSEGSISSSRTCHCGLAPRQFTSRTPANPGRKFSKCANRDKSCGYWKWDDEDFSDGAIIAINQLRLELEAAKGSINVLNMTLDQLKIERDGLKEKVEAWEAMKNFEANKAMKLEEKVLKLKMGIIMLCALIVGFEFAVMTK; from the exons ATGTCGGAGGGTAGTATTTCGTCTTCTAGGACTTGCCATTGTGGGTTGGCTCCTCGACAATTCACTTCAAGAACACCTGCAAATCCCGGAAGGAAATTTTCCAAGTGTGCTAACCGtgat AAATCATGCGGTTATTGGAAATGGGATGATGAAGATTTTTCCGATGGTGCGATTATTGCAATTAACCAACTACGGTTAGAATTGGAAGCGGCAAAAGGATCGATCAATGTTTTGAATATGACGTTGGATCAACTGAAGATCGAAAGGGATGGATTGAAGGAGAAAGTGGAAGCTTGGGAGGCCATGAAAAACTTTGAAGCTAATAAAGCTATGAAGTTGGAAGAGAAGgtgttgaagttgaagatggGTATTATAATGTTATGTGCGTTAATTGTTGGATTTGAATTTGCGGTGATGACAAAATGA
- the LOC132637975 gene encoding uncharacterized protein LOC132637975 — MAVKENDPKLNEIESVLIKKFGETLAKGALTWKGCFLLVVPDEWGTEAFTMGLNTLNSVASRKLKENMLEFQAMTWEDVYNRCTSKIPVEDEHIGCFLAQRKQEVTEHLIEYKEIHSGMSFKDIHEARNLLSLYAMVNKKELLLLKSDNNRLRYRCEEGCQFICLISKDKGREGCRVKTLNTKHDCNEKFKNGTVDYLTIAHYFKRKLQDDPKYKCKRAKRMILEKLEGSFNDDYNKLAGYAKALRDSNPGSNVVINLSKEALLQGKRKFLRMYICFQALNMGYKDGLRPFIGLDGTFLKGKAKGQLLVALGQDNQTHFYPLVWAVVDKETKRS, encoded by the exons ATGGCTGTCAAGGAAAATGACCCAAAACTGAATGAGATCGAATCAGTCTTGATCAAGAAATTTGGCGAGACATTGGCTAAAGGGGCTTTAACTTG GAAAGGATGTTTTCTCCTCGTGGTTCCGGATGAATGGGGAACTGAGGCTTTCACTATGGGTCTCAACACTCTGAATTCGGTTGCTTCACGAAAACTCAAGGAAAATATGCTAGAGTTCCAGGCAATGACATGGGAAGATGTTTACAATCGATGTACGTCGAAGATTCCCGTAGAAGATGAACAT ATAGGTTGCTTTCTGGCACAAAGAAAACAAGAAGTTACTGAACACCTTATTGAGTATAAAGAGATACATAGTGGTATGTCTTTCAAAGATATACATGAAGCTAGGAATTTGTTGAGCTTGTATGCAATGGTTAATAAGAAGGAGTTATTGCTTTTAAAGAGTGACAACAATAGGTTGAGATATAGGTGTGAAGAGGGTTGCCAATTTATTTGTCTAATATCCAAGGACAAAGGCAGGGAGGGCTGTAGAGTGAAGACATTAAACACAAAACATGATTGTAATGAGAAGTTTAAGAACGGTACGGTTGATTATTTAACCATTGCACACTACTTCAAGAGGAAGTTGCAAGATGATCCTAAGTACAAA TGTAAAAGGGCAAAGAGAATGATCTTGGAGAAGCTGGAAGGAAGTTTCAATGATGATTACAACAAGTTGGCGGGTTATGCCAAAGCTTTGAGGGATAGTAATCCTGGATCTAATGTGGTTATTAACTTATCTAAGGAGGCACTACTTCAAGGCAAAAGAAAATTCCTTAGAATGTACATTTGTTTCCAGGCCCTAAACATGGGATACAAAGATGGTTTGAGGCCATTTATTGGTCTTGATGGCACTTTCTTGAAAGGGAAAGCAAAAGGCCAATTGTTAGTGGCTCTTGGGCAAGACAACCAGACCCATTTCTATCCTCTAGTATGGGCAGTTGTTGATAAAGAAACAAAGAGGAGTTAG
- the LOC132636790 gene encoding proline-rich receptor-like protein kinase PERK1 → MAQGPAPSPSPSGISTVADGGGSPSGISPGSVDGWSSSGISTGAVGGGSSSGISAGAVVGIVIVVVIILLVLSLLFVFYKKKNKRRNHQDYYVPPPQGVKADQYGGPMQHWQQIAPPPADHLVTIPLKPLPLQPPSYMNSSGASSNYSGSEVGPVVSLGFLSQSTFTYEELVQATDGFSDANLLGQGGFGYVHKGVLPNGKEVAVKQLKAGSGQGEREFQAEVEIISRVHHKHLVSLVGYCITGAQRLLVYEFVPNNTLEFHLHGKGRPPLDWPMRLKIAVGSAKGLAYLHEDCQPKIIHRDIKAANILIDFNFEAKVADFGLAKLTSDVNTHVSTRVMGTFGYLAPEYASSGKLTDKSDVFSFGVMLLELITGCRPVDSNQSYIENSLVDWARPLLTQALEDEKFDALVDRRLGNDYNHNEMARMVACCAASVRHSAKRRPKMTQVLKALEGDVSLSDLNDGIIPGHSTVYSSYTSSDYGALQYNEDMKKFRMIALPTSQEYNSIDQSSNLTSESGLHPSGSSSEGQHTREMEAGRMKKDSRGFSGSKGFDWNS, encoded by the exons ATGGCCCAGGGGCCGGCACCTTCCCCTTCTCCAAGTGGAATATCGACAGTGGCAGATGGTGGAGGGTCACCATCGGGAATATCGCCAGGGTCAGTTGATGGATGGTCATCATCGGGAATATCGACAGGGGCAGTTGGTGGAGGGTCATCATCGGGAATATCGGCAGGGGCAGTTGTGggaattgttattgttgttgttataataCTGTTAGTGTTGAGTTTGTTGTTTGTATTTTACAAGAAGAAGAATAAGAGGAGAAATCATCAAGATTACTATGTTCCACCACCACAAGGAGTCAAAG CTGACCAGTATGGTGGGCCTATGCAACATTGGCAGCAAATTGCTCCACCTCCAGCAGATCATCTTGTTACAATTCCGCTTAAACCGTTACCTCTTCAGCCTCCATCTTACATGAACAGCAGTGGAGCATCTTCAAACTATTCTGGGTCCGAAGTTGGGCCTGTCGTGTCCTTAGGTTTCTTATCACAGAGCACATTCACGTACGAGGAATTGGTTCAGGCAACTGATGGCTTCTCAGATGCTAACCTTCTGGGACAAGGTGGTTTTGGATATGTGCACAAAGGAGTCCTTCCTAATGGGAAAGAGGTTGCAGTTAAACAGCTTAAGGCTGGGAGCGGACAAGGTGAACGTGAATTTCAGGCTGAAGTTGAGATTATTAGCCGAGTACATCACAAGCATCTTGTGTCTCTCGTTGGATACTGCATTACTGGTGCTCAAAGATTGCTCGTTTATGAGTTTGTTCCAAACAATACTTTGGAATTTCATTTACACG GAAAGGGAAGGCCTCCATTGGATTGGCCAATGCGACTAAAGATTGCTGTAGGGTCTGCTAAAGGACTGGCATATCTGCATGAAGACT GTCAACCTAAAATCATTCATCGTGATATCAAGGCGGCTAACATACTCATCGACTTCAATTTTGAGGCCAAG GTTGCTGATTTTGGACTTGCTAAGCTAACTTCTGATGTTAATACTCATGTCTCCACCAGAGTGATGGGAACTTTTGG GTATTTGGCTCCAGAATATGCGTCTTCAGGAAAACTTACGGATAAATCAGATGTATTCTCCTTTGGTGTAATGCTTCTCGAGTTGATAACTGGATGTCGGCCTGTTGATTCCAATCAGTCATACATAGAAAATAGTTTGGTGGACTGG GCACGGCCATTGCTCACACAAGCTTTAGAAGATGAAAAGTTTGATGCCCTTGTTGATCGTCGGCTAGGTAATGATTATAACCATAACGAGATGGCTCGCATGGTTGCTTGTTGTGCTGCTTCTGTCCGTCATTCAGCGAAGCGCCGACCAAAAATGACTCAG GTTCTCAAAGCTTTAGAAGGAGATGTCTCGTTATCCGATCTTAATGACGGGATTATACCTGGACACAGCACAGTATACAGTTCATATACAAGTTCAGATTACGGTGCACTCCAATACAACGAAGACATGAAGAAATTCAGGATGATAGCACTACCGACAAGTCAAGAATATAACAGTATTGATCAGTCCAGTAATCTGACAAGTGAATCTGGGCTACACCCGTCTGGATCAAGTAGCGAAGGCCAACATACGAGGGAAATGGAAGCTGGTAGGATGAAGAAAGATAGCAGAGGATTCAGTGGAAGTAAAGGCTTCGATTGGAATTCTTAG